TTTTTACGTTCATGGCAAGGCGGATACCGTTTTTTTGACTGCGCGTAAAGGGAGGGCGGAGCGCCGCGGACCGGGAAAGAAAAAGGCGTCCGCCTGCGGGAGGGGACGCCTGAAAGGAAAAAGGCGGGACGAGGCCCCGCCTTTCAAGCAATGCTGGGAACTACACGCAGCCGGTGGGCTTGGGCAGGCCAGCCATTTTGCAGGCGCCTTTGCCGGGGCCGGAGGGGAACAGTTCGTACACTTCTTTCAGCTTGTAGCCGGTGTTCTTGGAAAGAATACGGACCATGGGAGCGATACCGTTCTTCTTGTAGTAGTCCTGCAGGAAGTCCAGGATCTTCTGGTGGTCAGGAGTGATTTCAGCGATACCTTCGGATTCCTTCACGAATTCCATCCATTCCGGGCACCAGTCGTCGAAACGGAGCAGGAAGCCGTCTTCATCAACTTCGAAGGTTTTGCCCTGAAAGCTAATTTCAGCCATGCGTGTCCTCCTTGGACGTTTGCTCTATTCGGGCCTTGCGGCCCGGCCAGACAGCCGAAGCATATTTGTATTCGGCTCATTCCCCATTGATTGCGAAAGCTCTGCAATCGCAAATGCACACTTCTTTTGCCACAAAAAAACAATCTTGGCAAGTCCCGAAAAAACCGCCAAAACCTACGCAGATACGAAGATTTGCTCTCTATATTCTGATGTTGCAGGGGGCACTAACCGGCCACATCATAGGGCGCGGCCAGCAGCAGCGTGCCGGTGGCTTCCAGATCCTTGACGAGGGCGTCTTCGACGGCCTTGTCGTCCACGCTGCGGATGCGGACATAGACCTGACGCTTGTCGCCGTCCAGATAATAGGACAGCACGGAGATGATGCGGGCGCTGTGCTTGCGCAGGGTATCGAAAATGACGCGCATGCTGCCGGGGGTGTCGGGCAGCTCGAAGGCAAACTGCATGCCGGGCACGCGGGCGCCGGTGATGTTGATCAGCAGCTTGAAGATGTCCTGGTCGGTGATGATGCCCACCAGCTTGTTGTCTTCGGCGACTACAGGCAGGCCGCCGAACCTTTTGTCCATCATGAGGATGGCCGCCTGTTCCACGCTGTCCCAGGGCTTGATAGTGACGGGCTTGGCGGTCATAATGTCCTTGGCCTTGAGCTCTGCCAGAAGGTACTGCATTTCATGCACTTCCAGCGCCGTGGCCTTGGAGGGCGACGCGCCCTTGACGTCTCTGTCGGAGATGATGCCCACCACCCGGTTCTGGTCGTCGACCACGGGCAGGCGGCGGATTTGGTGCTCCTTGAGCAGGTTGCGGCACTTCAGCAGGGACGTGTCGGGCTTGACGGCAATGACGTTGGTGGCCATCCAGTTTTCTACGAGCATGGATCCTCCTGTTGAACAGAGACCCTGCGGCATGCCGCGGGCGGGAACGTTCCCTTTTCTGTCCTGTCCTTTCACCTTATACCAAGCCGCGCCCACAAACAAGCCTGTAGGCAGACGGGGCAGCGCGGATTTTCATGACGGAGCCATTTCAGATGCAGCATCTTTTTCTTGATTGCAGTCACGGCATGAGCGGGGACATGACCCTGGCCTCCCTTGCCCATCTTGGTGTGGACCTTTCCCCCCTGCCGGACCTGCTGGCACAGGCGGGCGTGGCCTGCCGCCTGGAGGTCTGGCGGGAAGAACGGGGCGGCGGGCCCGGCTGCCGGGTGGAGGTCGGCTGGGAGGCGGAGGGCCAGCCCCTGCGGCACCCGGCGGACATCGCCGCCATCTTCGCCGCCGTGCCCGTGCCGGACAGGGTGCGCCGCAGGGCCCTGGCCGTGCTGGAGGCCCTGACCCTGGCCGAGGCCGAGGCCCACGGCATCGCCCCCGAAAAGGTCCACTTCCATGAGGTGGGCGCCGTGGACACCCTGGTGGACATCCTGGGGGCCTGCTGGGCCCTGGACCGGCTGGGCGTGGAGCGGGTGACGGCCTGTGCGCTGCCCTGGTTCGGGGGCAGCATCACCTGCGCCCACGGCGAGATCCCCCTGCCGGCGCCCGCCACGGCCAACCTCATGCGCGGCCTGCCCGTGCATCCCACCGATGCCAAGACGGAACTGGTGACCCCCACCGGCGCGGCCCTGGCCCGTGTGCTGGTGGACGAGTTCGTGGACGGTCCGGCAGGCCGTCTGCTGGCCCTGGGCACGGGCTACGGCGCACGTCCGGCCCCCACCGGCCTGCGGGCCTGGCTCGTGGAGGGCCGGGAGCCCCGGCAGGCCGATCACGGCCGGGGAGGCGACGAGGACGTGATGCAGCTGGAATGCCATCTCGACCATCTGACCGGCGAGGAACTGGGCACGGCCCTGGAAATGCTGGCCGCCGCCGACGGCGTGCTGGACGTGCTCTGGCTGCCGGGCACGGGCAAGAAGAACCGGCCCGCGGGCCTGCTGCGGGTGCTCTGCCGCCCCGCCGATACGGAAGACGTCGCCCGGGCCGTCCTGCGCCACACGCACACCCTGGGCCTGCGGCGCCAGCTGCTGCAGCGCCTGGTGCTGCCCCGCAGGGCCACGACCTGCACATGCGGCGGAACCGGCCTGCCCGCCAAGGAATACGAAGTGGAAGGCCGCTGGTATGTCCGGCCGGAGGCCGACGCCGTGGCCCGTCAGGCTGCGGCGCTGGGACTGGGGGCCCCGGCCCTGCGCTTTGGGAGAAAATGAAAGCTTTTTCCAATACCTGTAAAAATATTTAGCCTTGCTCCACTCCTTCAGGAGTGCTATGCGGGAAACGTGGGGCAGAGCTGCCCGCAACGGGCAGTCCCCGACTCGCAAGGAGTTATGCCATGAGAGCAAAGAACTTTCGTCTGTTGTTGCCGGCCCTGGTCCTGGCCTGTACGGCCACGTTCGCTCTCGCGGATGATGGGCAGGCCGCGCAGCATGTGGCCGGCGGGATGCCCGTGGTCTCGGATCATGCCGACCATGCGGGCATCATGCCCGGTACCCTGGTGGCCCGCAACGACAACGGCCGTCATGAAGGCTGGCACAAGGACAAGCCCCGTCCCAAGAAGCATTACAAGAAGGGACCGCCTCCCGGCCCCCGTCCGGGCTACCATCGTCCCGGTGACCGCCCCGGTCCCCGCCCGGGGTATCACCGTCCCGGTGACCGCCCGGGCCCGCGTCCCGGCATCCATGACGGTCGCGGTCCGCGCCCCGATGGCCCCCGTCCGGGCTATCATCGCCCCGGCGACCGTCCCGGTCCCCGCCCCGGCATCCATGACGGCCGCGGCCCGCGCCCCGATGGCCCCCGCCCCGGCCCGCGTCCCAACGGCCCGCGGCCCGATCACCGGCCTGATGGTCCCCGTCCCCGCTAGGACGCCGTTCCCCCTTTGATCGAGGACATCCGCAGGAGGCCTGCTTTGCAGGCCTCCTTTTTGTATGGAAGAAAACCTCCCGCTAGGCGGAATATTCAAAAAAACTTAAAATTTTTATATAGGAGAAAAACTCCTTTTGACCTGCTGCCATCACGTCGCGGTCCGGCAACCGCAACAATGAAGCAAATCAAATTGCAAAAGCCTCTGGCCTGCGCTACGGTAGCCAAGGTGTCCACGGTTTGCGTATCTTAACCCCCGGAGGTGCAGGATGGCTGCTAAGGTCGGCGATTTTTCCCTTATTCTCAAATTGTTGGGCGGTATCATCATCGGTGCCCTGCTTGGTCTGTACATCGGCGAGAACGCCGAAGGTTCCCTGAGGCACGTCATGGATGTGGTGGTCTCCCTGCGCCACATCTTCGGCCAGATCATCTTCTTCCTGGTGCCCCTGGTCATCGTGGGCTTCATCACGCCCGCCATCGTGCGCCTGGGGCAAAACGCCAGCAAGATCCTGCTGGTGGCCGTGGGCCTGGCCTACATCTCCTCGCTGGGCGCGGCCCTGTTCTCCATGATCTCCGGCTACTGCATCATCCCCAACCTCTCCATCGCCACCAGCACCGAGACCCTGCGCTCCCTGCCCGAGATGGTCTTCCGCCTGGACATCCCGCCGCTGTTCAGCGTCATGAGCGCCCTGGTGCTGGCCCTGACCATGGGCGTGGCCATCGTCTGGACCAGGTCCGAGACCCTGGGCAAGATCTTCTGCGAGATGGAACGCATCATGACCGCCCTGGTCAACCGCATCATGATCCCCATCCTGCCCTTCTTCGTGGGCCTGTCCTTCCTGGGCCTGGCCTATGAGGGCTCCCTCAGCCGGCATCTGCCCGTGTTCATCATGATGGTGCTCATCGTCATCGTGGGCCACTTCATCTGGCTGGCCGTGCTCTACGGCATCGGCGGCGCCCTGTCCGGCCGCAATCCCTCGCAGGTCTTCCGCCACTACGCGCCTGCCTACCTGACCGCCGTGGGCACCATGTCCAGCGCCGCCACCCTGCCCGTGGCCCTGGAATGCGCCCGCAAGTCCCCCGTCCTCAGCCGTACCATGGTGGAATTCATGGTGCCCCTGGGGGCCACCGTGCACCTGTGCGGCTCCGTGCTGACCGAGACCTTCTTCGTCATGACCATCAGCCTGATGCTCTACGGCTCCCTGCCGTCCGTGGGCACCATGCTGCTCTTCTGCGTGCTGCTGGGCATCTTCGCCGTGGGCGCCCCCGGTGTGCCCGGCGGTACCGTGGTGGCGTCGCTGGGCATCGTGACCGGCGTGCTGGGCTTCGACCCCAACGGGGTGGCCCTGCTCATCGCCATCTTCGCCCTGCAGGACAGCTTCGGTACGGCCTGCAACGTGACCGGCGACGGCGCCCTGACCCTGATGCTGGAAGGCCTGTTCAACCGCAATGGCGAACTGGGGCCCTTGCAGGACGTGGCCCCGGCGGAAAAGGTCTAGCCGTTTTTTCGGTTCCCATCGTTTGACGGGGAGGGGCCCGGCGGCAGGCACGCTCCGGCCCCTGTCTCCGGGCCCTTCCCGTCCTGTCGTGTCCTCTGCGGCAGTCCTTCCCCCTTCGCGCTGCCCGTGCGTCCCCCGTCTTGCCGGGATTCCTGAACGGACATCCGCCGAAAACGCCGCCCCGCTGGCCGCGCCGTGCTGTCCCGGGAAGGCCGCTGCCCGCTGTCCCCGGGAGCCTGTCTCCCGCCCCTTGCGCCAACCTTCTACATCGTGGGCCTCAGGCCCGGAGAATGCATGAGTCTGTCTCTTGCCGACAGGCAGGCCATCCTGGCCCTGCTGCATCAGGAAGTGGTGCCCGCCCTGGGCTGCACCGAACCCATCGCCGTGGCGCTGACCGCGGCCCGTGCCGCCGAGGCGCTGGGCCGGACGCCGGAACGCCTGGACGTGGCCGTCAGCGCCAATCTGCTCAAGAACGGCATGGGCGTCATGGTCCCCGGCACGGGCGAGATGGGCCTGGCCATCGCCGCCGCGGCCGGTGCCCTGGGCGGGAAGAGCGCCCTTGGCCTGGAATGCCTGGCCTCCCTCGACCCCGCGCAGGCCGACGCCGCCCGGGCCATGGTGGCCGCCGGGGCCGTGGAGCTGCACCTGCCGGACAACGACCTGCTGCTGTACTGCCTGGTGACGGCCCATACCGCCGGGCACAGCGCCGCCGCCGAGCTGCGCGACAGCCATGACAACATCACCCGCGTCTGGCAGGACGGGGCCCTGGTGGAAGACCGCAGGCCCGCGGAAGCCGGCGAGGCCGCGCCCGCCGACTGGCCCCTGACCCTGGCCCGGGTCTACGAATTCGCCACCACCGCGCCGCTGGAAGAGATCAGCTTCATCCTTGAGGCCGCGCGCATGAACCGCCAGGTGGCCGAGGAAGGCCTTTCCAGCCAGTACGGCCTGGGCGTGGGCAAATCCATGGATGCCCGGGTACGCAGGCACATCCTTTCCGATGACCTGCCCACCTTTGCCATCCGTCTGACCGCCGCCGCGGCCGACGCCCGCATGGCCGGGGTCATGATGCCCGTCATGAGCAATTCGGGCAGCGGCAATCAGGGCATCACCTGCACCATGCCCGTGGTGGCCTGCGCCATCCGGCAGGAAAGCAGCGACGAGGAACTGGCCCGCGCCCTGATGATGAGCCACCTCACCTCCATCCACATCAAGCATCACCTGGGCCGCCTTTCCGCCCATTGCGGTGCCATGGTGGCCGCCACGGCCGCCGGCTGCGGCATCGCCCTGCTGCTGGGCGGCGATCTGGCGGTCATGGAGCGCACCATCCGCAACATGGTGGGCAATGTGGCCGGCATGATCTGCGACGGTGCCAAGAGCAGCTGCGCCCTCAAGGTGGCCACCGCCGTGGGCGCGGGCATCCAGGCCGTCATGCTGGCCCTGGACGGCTCCGTGGTGCCCGGCAACGAAGGCATCACCGACGACGATATCGAAGTCTGCATCGCCAACCTGGGCCGCCTGGGCTCCACGGGCATGAAGGAGGCCGACAAGGTCATCCTGGACATCATGCTCAGGAAGTCCTAGGCAGGAAGGGGAGCGGCTTTCCCCCTTCAACTATCCCATAACTCCAGAGACACTCGTTTTGGGGGGAATTTCGGGCAGCATGCGGACAAGGTCAGGGCAGCACTCGGCCTTGATGATGTTGCCCCCTTTCCATTCACACAGTTTACGCGAAAATTTCGCCTGCGGCTCGCTTTTTCTCTCCATAAAAAACCTGGCGGCGATGCCAGGCGCAACTACGATATGATATTTGCAGTTCCCTTTTGTATGGGCTAAACTTCTGGTGTCACCCACGGTGACCTCCTTTTGATTTGCTTCATTGTCGCAGTTGCCAGACCGCGACGTGATGGCAGCAGATCAAAAGGAGTTTTTATAACATATGCAAAGCTTTAAGCTTTTTTGAACCTCCCGCCTAGCGGGAGGTTTTCTTTCATGCAAAAAAAGCGGGGCAGTGGCCTGCACCCGCTTTTACCGGAAAACAAGGGAAGATGATGTGTTACTTCTTGTCGGCACTGTGCTTGAGGCTCTGGCCGTGCTGCATGAAGTAGACCTGCTCGGCCAGATTGACGGAGCGTCGCCAGATGCGGGTCAGGGCACGCACTACCAGCAGGGTATGCATGACCAGCTGGGGATCGGGGCGTTTGTCTTCTTCCTGCCGCAGCAGCTCCAGCAGGCGCTGCACGATGCGCATCTCGTTCTGCAGGGCCTCGTCCTCGCAGTTGCGCAGGGCCAGGGCCTCCTGCCCGTTGCCTTCGCGGAAGCAGTCCATGGCGCGCATGAAGGCCTCGCGGGCCCGCTGCATCATGCCGCAGACCTCGTCCGTCAGGATGCGCCGCCCGGGCACATCCTCCATGAGCACGGTCTGCTCGGCCACGGTCACGGCCTCGTCGCCGATGCGCTCCAGATCCACCACCATGCGCAGGGCGGCCACCACGAAGCGCAGATCACCGGCCACGGGCTTGATGCGGGCCATGAGGCGCAGGCAGAGCTCGTCGATCTCGTTTTCCAGGGCGTCGATGGCCGTATCACCGTCACAGACGGCGATGGCGCGCACGGCCTCGCCCTTTTCATAGGAGCGCGCAGCCTCTTCCAAAGCGATGTCCACTTGCGCATACATGACCAGCAGGCGCGTGCGCAGCGTGGCCAGCATGTGCTGGGGCGTGTAATCCTGAAGAACCATTAACCGAACCTGCCTGTGATGTAGTCTTCCGTCTCTTTCTGGGACGGACGGGTGAAGATGACGTCCGTGCTGTCGCTTTCCACCAGACGGCCCATGTAGAAGAAGGCCGTCCTGTCGGAGATGCGGGCCGCCTGCTGCATGCTGTGGGTCACGATGATGATGGTCAGGCCTTCCTTGAGCTCCACGATGCTCTCTTCCACCTTGCGGGTGGCGATGGGGTCCAGGGCGCTGGCGGGCTCGTCCATGAGCAGCACCTGCGGTTCCACGGCCAGGGCGCGGGCGATGCACAAACGCTGCTGCTGGCCGCCGGAAAGGCCCAGGGCCGAGGAGGAAAGGCGGTCTTCCACTTCGTTCCAGAGGGCGGCGCGGCGCAGGGCCAGCTCCACCTTCTCGGTGATGAGGTTCTCGTCCCTGACGCCGTTGACGCGCAGGCCGTAGGCCACGTTCTCGAAGATGCTCTTGGGGAAGGGGTTGGGCTTCTGGAAGACCATGCCCACCTTCTGCCGCAGACGCACCACATTGGTGCGGGGCTGGTTGACGTCCTCGCCGTCCAGCATGATGCGGCCTTCCACCCGGCAGCCGGGGATCAGGTCGTTCATGCGGTTGAGACAACGCAGGAACGTGGACTTGCCGCAGCCGGAAGGGCCGATGAGGGCCGTGACGCCGCCGGTCTCGAAATCCAGGCTGACGTCCTGCAGGGCGTGGGAAGCGCCGTAGTAGACGTTGATCTTCTGCGCCGAAAGTGCTGTTGCCATAACTACTCCTGCGCGGGCGTCCGGGGGGCGTCCGCGCGCCTCAGGGTAAAGATGATGGCCGTGCTGCCGTCCTCGGCCGGGCTTTCAGCCCAGATGCGGCCGCCGTGCCGTTCGATCACATGTTTGCAAATGGCCAGTCCCAGGCCCGTGGAGTTCTGCCCGCGATGGCGTTCCACCTGATAGAAGCGCTCGAAGATGCGCGGCAGGTCGTCCGCGGGGATGGTGGCGCCGTCGTCCACCACGCGGATGACCACGTCGTCACCTTCCACCCGGCCCGTGACGCGGATGGCCGTGCCCTCCTCGGCATAGCGGCAGGCGTTCTCCAGCAGGTTGCGGAACACCAGCGTCAGCAGGCGGTCGTCGGCCAGCACGAGGGGCAGCTCTTCCAGATGCCCTTCCAGACGCAGACTGCGTTCCTGCAGGCGGCTCTGGCACAGGCTGCCCGCCTCCTCCAGGGTGGCGGCGCATTCCGTGGGACAAAGCTCCAGGGCGCCACCCTGGCCTTCCAGACGGGCCAGCACCAGCAGGTCTTCCAGCATGCGGGCCAGGGAACAGCTGTGCCGGTAGATGATGGCCGCGAAGTGCTGCGCCTGTTCCGGGGAATCCATGCTGAGCAGGGTCTCGGCATAGCCCTGGATGGCGGTCAGCGGCGTGCGCAGCTCATGGGAGACATTGGCCACGAAATCGCTGCGGATGCGTTCCAGCTGCATCAAATCGCTGATGTCGCGGAAGACCAGCACCGCGCCCAGGCGGGCATCGGCCAGCACGGGCAGGGAAATGAGCACCGAAAAGGCCCGGCCGCCCAGATGCAGCTGCACCTGGCGCAGGGAACGGGGCACGTCCAGATCCTCGTCACCGCTGCCGGAGGCGGTACGCGCCACCTGGGCCGAACGCAGCAGGGCATCCACGGCATCCTGCAGTTCGGGCGAGGGGATCACCTCGATGACCGGGCTGCCCGCCATGTCGGTCACCTGGGGGAAGAGACGGGCAAAGGCGCCGTTGCAGCGGCGGATGCGGCCCTGCGGGCCCAGGACGAGCACGCCGTCGCTCATGGTGTTGAGCACGCTTTCCAGCTGGGCGGTCTTGTCCGAGGCGATGCGCACCTGTTCGCCGATGCTGTCGGCCATGCGGTTCACGGCCTCGGCCAGGGGGGCGAATTCCGTGCCCGGCAGACGGCGCAGGCGGCGTTGCAGGCGGCCGCGGGAAATGGCCGAGACCACGTCCACCATCTGTCCCAGGGAACGCCGCATGGCGCCGGAGATGAAGGCGGCCAGCACCACGGCCAGCACCACGGCCAGCAGGATCATGGGCGCGAAGACGTGCAGGCGCTTCTGGATGAGCAGGTTCACGCTGTCCAGCGGCAGGGCCAGGCGCAAAACGCGCCCGTCAGGCAGGCGGCGGGCCGCATAGGCAAAATTCCTGTGCAGGGTGCCGCTGGCACGCAGGGAATAGCCTTCCCCCCCGCTGCGGGCCTGCACCACTTCGGGCCGGTCGCCGTGGTTGTCCATGCCTTCGGGCGAAACGCCGCCGGTCTCCGCCAGCACCCTGCCGTCGGCATCCAGCAGGGAAAGGCGCAGGTCGGGCAGGTCGAGCACACGGGTCAGGGCCGCCAGATCGTTTTCGCCGCGCAGCATCAGCTCGCCCGCCACGCGCGCCTCGCGCAGCAGGCCGGTGCGCGCCTCGTCGAGCTGGCGCTCTTCCAGCCATTCACGCGTCAGCCACAGGGAGAGCCCTGCGGCCACCGCGGCCAC
This is a stretch of genomic DNA from Desulfovibrio piger. It encodes these proteins:
- a CDS encoding serine dehydratase subunit alpha family protein — translated: MSLSLADRQAILALLHQEVVPALGCTEPIAVALTAARAAEALGRTPERLDVAVSANLLKNGMGVMVPGTGEMGLAIAAAAGALGGKSALGLECLASLDPAQADAARAMVAAGAVELHLPDNDLLLYCLVTAHTAGHSAAAELRDSHDNITRVWQDGALVEDRRPAEAGEAAPADWPLTLARVYEFATTAPLEEISFILEAARMNRQVAEEGLSSQYGLGVGKSMDARVRRHILSDDLPTFAIRLTAAAADARMAGVMMPVMSNSGSGNQGITCTMPVVACAIRQESSDEELARALMMSHLTSIHIKHHLGRLSAHCGAMVAATAAGCGIALLLGGDLAVMERTIRNMVGNVAGMICDGAKSSCALKVATAVGAGIQAVMLALDGSVVPGNEGITDDDIEVCIANLGRLGSTGMKEADKVILDIMLRKS
- a CDS encoding transposase, whose translation is MGDTRSLAHTKGNCKYHIVVAPGIAARFFMERKSEPQAKFSRKLCEWKGGNIIKAECCPDLVRMLPEIPPKTSVSGVMG
- the pstB gene encoding phosphate ABC transporter ATP-binding protein PstB; the encoded protein is MATALSAQKINVYYGASHALQDVSLDFETGGVTALIGPSGCGKSTFLRCLNRMNDLIPGCRVEGRIMLDGEDVNQPRTNVVRLRQKVGMVFQKPNPFPKSIFENVAYGLRVNGVRDENLITEKVELALRRAALWNEVEDRLSSSALGLSGGQQQRLCIARALAVEPQVLLMDEPASALDPIATRKVEESIVELKEGLTIIIVTHSMQQAARISDRTAFFYMGRLVESDSTDVIFTRPSQKETEDYITGRFG
- a CDS encoding ATP-binding protein, which produces MFRSFRARIFWAILLVAAVAAGLSLWLTREWLEERQLDEARTGLLREARVAGELMLRGENDLAALTRVLDLPDLRLSLLDADGRVLAETGGVSPEGMDNHGDRPEVVQARSGGEGYSLRASGTLHRNFAYAARRLPDGRVLRLALPLDSVNLLIQKRLHVFAPMILLAVVLAVVLAAFISGAMRRSLGQMVDVVSAISRGRLQRRLRRLPGTEFAPLAEAVNRMADSIGEQVRIASDKTAQLESVLNTMSDGVLVLGPQGRIRRCNGAFARLFPQVTDMAGSPVIEVIPSPELQDAVDALLRSAQVARTASGSGDEDLDVPRSLRQVQLHLGGRAFSVLISLPVLADARLGAVLVFRDISDLMQLERIRSDFVANVSHELRTPLTAIQGYAETLLSMDSPEQAQHFAAIIYRHSCSLARMLEDLLVLARLEGQGGALELCPTECAATLEEAGSLCQSRLQERSLRLEGHLEELPLVLADDRLLTLVFRNLLENACRYAEEGTAIRVTGRVEGDDVVIRVVDDGATIPADDLPRIFERFYQVERHRGQNSTGLGLAICKHVIERHGGRIWAESPAEDGSTAIIFTLRRADAPRTPAQE
- a CDS encoding dicarboxylate/amino acid:cation symporter; this translates as MAAKVGDFSLILKLLGGIIIGALLGLYIGENAEGSLRHVMDVVVSLRHIFGQIIFFLVPLVIVGFITPAIVRLGQNASKILLVAVGLAYISSLGAALFSMISGYCIIPNLSIATSTETLRSLPEMVFRLDIPPLFSVMSALVLALTMGVAIVWTRSETLGKIFCEMERIMTALVNRIMIPILPFFVGLSFLGLAYEGSLSRHLPVFIMMVLIVIVGHFIWLAVLYGIGGALSGRNPSQVFRHYAPAYLTAVGTMSSAATLPVALECARKSPVLSRTMVEFMVPLGATVHLCGSVLTETFFVMTISLMLYGSLPSVGTMLLFCVLLGIFAVGAPGVPGGTVVASLGIVTGVLGFDPNGVALLIAIFALQDSFGTACNVTGDGALTLMLEGLFNRNGELGPLQDVAPAEKV
- a CDS encoding phosphate signaling complex PhoU family protein, with protein sequence MVLQDYTPQHMLATLRTRLLVMYAQVDIALEEAARSYEKGEAVRAIAVCDGDTAIDALENEIDELCLRLMARIKPVAGDLRFVVAALRMVVDLERIGDEAVTVAEQTVLMEDVPGRRILTDEVCGMMQRAREAFMRAMDCFREGNGQEALALRNCEDEALQNEMRIVQRLLELLRQEEDKRPDPQLVMHTLLVVRALTRIWRRSVNLAEQVYFMQHGQSLKHSADKK
- a CDS encoding TusE/DsrC/DsvC family sulfur relay protein, with the translated sequence MAEISFQGKTFEVDEDGFLLRFDDWCPEWMEFVKESEGIAEITPDHQKILDFLQDYYKKNGIAPMVRILSKNTGYKLKEVYELFPSGPGKGACKMAGLPKPTGCV
- a CDS encoding CBS and ACT domain-containing protein, which produces MLVENWMATNVIAVKPDTSLLKCRNLLKEHQIRRLPVVDDQNRVVGIISDRDVKGASPSKATALEVHEMQYLLAELKAKDIMTAKPVTIKPWDSVEQAAILMMDKRFGGLPVVAEDNKLVGIITDQDIFKLLINITGARVPGMQFAFELPDTPGSMRVIFDTLRKHSARIISVLSYYLDGDKRQVYVRIRSVDDKAVEDALVKDLEATGTLLLAAPYDVAG
- a CDS encoding LarC family nickel insertion protein codes for the protein MTEPFQMQHLFLDCSHGMSGDMTLASLAHLGVDLSPLPDLLAQAGVACRLEVWREERGGGPGCRVEVGWEAEGQPLRHPADIAAIFAAVPVPDRVRRRALAVLEALTLAEAEAHGIAPEKVHFHEVGAVDTLVDILGACWALDRLGVERVTACALPWFGGSITCAHGEIPLPAPATANLMRGLPVHPTDAKTELVTPTGAALARVLVDEFVDGPAGRLLALGTGYGARPAPTGLRAWLVEGREPRQADHGRGGDEDVMQLECHLDHLTGEELGTALEMLAAADGVLDVLWLPGTGKKNRPAGLLRVLCRPADTEDVARAVLRHTHTLGLRRQLLQRLVLPRRATTCTCGGTGLPAKEYEVEGRWYVRPEADAVARQAAALGLGAPALRFGRK